A DNA window from Dunckerocampus dactyliophorus isolate RoL2022-P2 chromosome 17, RoL_Ddac_1.1, whole genome shotgun sequence contains the following coding sequences:
- the LOC129170012 gene encoding growth arrest and DNA damage-inducible protein GADD45 gamma-like encodes MQSPGKSLKEALVCAQSEDRLTVGVYESAKIMTEDPDSVSFCVLATDEEFERDIALQIHFTLIQSFCFDNDISIVRVSDMQRLTEIVADKSAQLEDAHCVLITNPADGSWEDPALEKLHLFCEESRRLNDWVPEISLPGR; translated from the exons ATGCAGTCTCCTGGAAAATCCCTGAAGGAAGCTTTGGTCTGCGCCCAGAGCGAGGACCGACTCACTGTGGGAGTCTACGAGAGCGCCAAAATCATGACTGA AGATCCGGACAGCGTGTCTTTCTGCGTGCTGGCCACGGACGAGGAGTTCGAACGTGACATCGCTCTGCAGATCCACTTCACCCTCATCCAGTCCTTCTGCTTCGACAACGACATCAGCATCGTCAGAGTGAGCGACATGCAGCGTCTGACTGAGATTGTCGCTGACAAGTCGGCGCAGCTCGAAGACGCCCACTGTGTCCTCATCACG AACCCAGCTGATGGTTCTTGGGAGGACCCGGCTCTGGAGAAGCTGCACCTGTTCTGCGAGGAGAGCAGGCGTCTGAACGACTGGGTCCCCGAGATCAGCCTCCCCGGACGCTGA
- the gadd45gb.1 gene encoding growth arrest and DNA-damage-inducible, gamma b, tandem duplicate 1, protein MTLEEVLTQKPTERAQCTGKALEEVLMAAKDNDSLTVGVYECAKVMNLDPDSVSFCVLATDEEFECDIALQIHFTLIQSFCFDNDISIVRVSDMQRLAEIVADKSVQLEDAHCVLITNPADGSWEDPALEKLHLFCEESRRLNDWVPEISLPGR, encoded by the exons ATGACTCTTGAGGAAGTTCTCACTCAGAAACCCACCGAGCGTGCTCAGTGCACCGGAAAAGCCCTGGAGGAGGTGCTGATGGCCGCCAAAGACAACGACTCCCTCACCGTGGGCGTCTACGAGTGTGCAAAAGTGATGAATCT CGATCCAGACAGCGTGTCTTTCTGCGTGCTGGCCACGGACGAGGAGTTCGAATGTGACATTGCTCTGCAGATCCACTTCACCCTCATCCAGTCCTTCTGCTTCGACAACGACATCAGCATCGTCAGAGTGAGCGACATGCAGCGTCTGGCTGAGATTGTCGCTGACAAGTCGGTGCAGCTCGAAGACGCCCACTGTGTCCTCATCACG AACCCAGCTGATGGTTCTTGGGAGGACCCGGCTCTGGAGAAGCTGCACCTGTTCTGCGAGGAGAGCAGGCGTCTGAACGACTGGGTCCCCGAGATCAGCCTCCCCGGACGCTGA